The following proteins are co-located in the Fructilactobacillus carniphilus genome:
- a CDS encoding flavodoxin: protein MPETKNLIAYFSRTGNTKAIAEMIQAQVGGDLFAITTKEPLPKTFQQQLTAAQADQESHHDPELADQVTDFAQYDHIYLGTPTWDMALPQPVASFLSSYDFNGKTVLPFATNSGFGTGTVFSQIKDLAKGANVLPGLTLKGGNESDGEDFVITGNYQQEVQDQINDWLNQN, encoded by the coding sequence ATGCCAGAAACTAAAAATTTAATTGCCTACTTTTCTAGAACCGGAAACACGAAAGCCATTGCCGAAATGATTCAAGCACAAGTGGGCGGTGATTTATTTGCCATTACCACTAAAGAACCACTACCAAAGACTTTCCAACAACAATTAACTGCTGCCCAAGCTGATCAAGAATCCCACCATGACCCTGAACTGGCTGACCAAGTAACTGATTTTGCTCAGTATGATCACATTTACCTGGGAACTCCCACTTGGGACATGGCTTTACCGCAACCAGTGGCTAGCTTTTTATCCAGTTATGACTTTAACGGTAAAACGGTGCTTCCTTTCGCCACCAACTCTGGCTTTGGAACGGGAACGGTCTTCTCCCAAATCAAGGATCTCGCGAAGGGTGCCAACGTGCTCCCTGGGTTAACCTTAAAGGGTGGGAACGAAAGCGATGGCGAAGATTTCGTCATTACTGGTAATTACCAACAAGAAGTTCAAGATCAAATTAATGATTGGCTGAACCAAAACTAA
- a CDS encoding manganese catalase family protein: MFKHTRKLQYNAKPDRPDPLMARRLQESLGGQWGEVTGMMSYLSQGWSSTGDEKYKDLLLDTGTEEIAHVEMISTMIAYLLEGAPFSEQDAAYQKDPALASVMAGMDPEHALVHGMTASLNNPNGFGWNAGYATSSGNLVADMRFNVTRESEARLQVSRLYYMTEDEGIRDMLKFLLARETQHQLQFMKAQEELEEKYGVIVPGDMKEIEHKQFSHVLMNFSDGEGSKAFEGQVAKDGEKFTYQENPEAMGGIPKTKPADKRLHNDQG, from the coding sequence ATGTTTAAACACACACGCAAACTACAGTACAACGCCAAGCCGGATCGTCCAGATCCATTAATGGCACGTCGCTTACAAGAATCATTGGGAGGCCAATGGGGTGAAGTGACTGGTATGATGTCTTACCTATCTCAAGGTTGGTCTTCAACTGGTGACGAAAAGTACAAAGATCTTTTATTAGACACTGGTACTGAAGAAATTGCCCACGTAGAAATGATTTCTACTATGATTGCCTACTTGTTAGAAGGAGCACCATTTAGCGAACAAGACGCTGCTTACCAAAAGGATCCTGCTTTAGCTTCTGTTATGGCTGGGATGGACCCAGAACACGCCTTAGTTCACGGTATGACTGCTAGCTTAAACAACCCGAACGGTTTTGGTTGGAACGCCGGCTACGCTACTTCTAGTGGTAACCTGGTTGCTGACATGCGGTTCAACGTAACGCGTGAATCAGAAGCTCGTTTACAAGTTAGTCGTCTTTACTACATGACTGAAGACGAAGGAATTCGTGACATGTTGAAGTTCTTGTTAGCTCGTGAAACTCAACACCAACTTCAATTCATGAAGGCTCAAGAAGAATTAGAAGAAAAGTACGGTGTAATCGTACCAGGTGATATGAAAGAAATTGAACACAAGCAATTCTCTCACGTATTGATGAACTTCTCCGATGGTGAAGGTTCCAAGGCCTTTGAAGGACAAGTTGCTAAAGACGGTGAGAAATTCACTTACCAAGAAAACCCAGAAGCAATGGGTGGTATTCCTAAGACGAAGCCAGCTGACAAGCGGCTTCACAACGACCAAGGTTAA
- a CDS encoding nicotinamide mononucleotide transporter family protein translates to MQLSPKRKDQIINWAYRTAGSNWFDLLGVAIVLAATISAGYYATTLAQSPIPWLRDSTWKWFPLGIVSTISAVLSVLSTRYVGKINNLGNLIGFINIVIAGFVDYALGNFGAIYTYPISFVLNMLAWFTWRTIFKHRKGTVPHAKVVMPLIAVFAVIISFGINYWAFRQVNFLFIMTSLVFSFSLMADILNVFKVKSQWTAWGVYNVLQLVRNVTMGNWANVGKYIYYVLNSMISFVYWKLTGKSVIQSREAK, encoded by the coding sequence ATGCAGTTATCCCCAAAACGCAAAGACCAAATCATCAACTGGGCTTATCGAACGGCAGGTTCGAACTGGTTCGATTTATTGGGAGTCGCTATCGTATTAGCAGCAACCATTTCGGCTGGTTATTACGCCACCACGTTAGCGCAGTCACCGATTCCGTGGCTCCGCGACAGTACCTGGAAGTGGTTCCCCTTAGGAATTGTCTCCACAATTTCAGCAGTTCTATCTGTGCTATCCACGCGGTACGTGGGTAAGATTAATAACCTCGGAAATCTGATTGGGTTCATTAACATTGTGATTGCGGGGTTCGTGGACTATGCGTTGGGAAACTTTGGGGCGATTTATACCTATCCAATTTCCTTCGTGCTTAATATGCTGGCTTGGTTCACATGGCGGACGATTTTTAAACATCGGAAGGGAACGGTTCCGCACGCTAAAGTTGTGATGCCGTTAATTGCGGTATTTGCCGTAATTATTAGCTTTGGAATTAACTACTGGGCGTTTCGCCAGGTAAACTTTTTGTTCATCATGACATCGTTAGTTTTTTCATTTTCGTTAATGGCAGATATTTTGAACGTTTTTAAGGTTAAGTCACAATGGACCGCTTGGGGTGTCTATAACGTCCTCCAGTTGGTCCGGAACGTAACGATGGGAAACTGGGCCAACGTTGGTAAGTACATTTACTACGTCCTCAACTCAATGATTTCGTTTGTCTACTGGAAGTTAACGGGAAAATCGGTGATCCAATCTCGGGAGGCTAAATGA
- a CDS encoding CPBP family intramembrane glutamic endopeptidase, protein MKIIDLGKAVLLIFLIIFGVSLATALLLKIRPDWNEPFLKIIRDLLIIGSILWYTLHAHLVQFRGLNFKLDGLALGVGLIVMIGSVLLEPDQGDSIKLLPYQVLQVLIFAPIMEEVICRGVIFGNYASEQLVIATLVSTVLFVALHFSTNLIEIVEFVLISLILCYVQFKTENVLNCIVLHSLLNLSLLIGSRFLQ, encoded by the coding sequence ATGAAAATCATTGACCTTGGCAAGGCCGTTTTACTAATCTTTTTAATCATCTTTGGGGTGTCGTTAGCAACTGCTTTACTGCTGAAAATCAGACCGGATTGGAACGAACCATTTTTAAAAATTATTCGTGATCTCCTCATTATTGGCTCGATTTTGTGGTATACGCTTCACGCTCACTTAGTTCAATTTCGGGGCTTGAATTTTAAACTGGACGGACTGGCGTTAGGGGTAGGGTTAATCGTTATGATTGGCTCAGTCCTGTTGGAACCAGATCAAGGTGATTCCATTAAGTTACTCCCCTACCAGGTGTTACAGGTGCTGATTTTTGCGCCTATTATGGAAGAAGTTATCTGTCGGGGTGTAATTTTTGGTAACTATGCTTCCGAACAGCTTGTCATTGCAACTTTAGTTTCCACAGTTTTGTTTGTGGCACTTCATTTTTCCACTAATCTAATTGAGATTGTAGAGTTCGTTTTGATTTCACTGATTCTTTGTTACGTTCAGTTTAAGACGGAAAATGTGCTAAATTGCATTGTGCTCCACTCTTTGTTGAATTTATCCCTGCTAATTGGAAGCCGATTTTTGCAATGA
- a CDS encoding ABC transporter ATP-binding protein produces MSLLTVNNLKVHFPIRGGFFNRVVDKVYAVDGVSFEIQPGESFGLVGESGSGKSTTGKTIIGLEKSTSGEIQFNGQPVDTKHEREKLNYDKEVQMIFQDSFSSLNPRKRVESIIAEPLKNFEKLTPEQEKIRVLQLMKIVGLAPDMLYKYPHQFSGGQRQRIGIARAVATNPKLIIADEPVSALDLSVQAQVLNFMKKIQREIGVSYLFISHDLGVVRHMCDRIAIMNRGQIVEVGSRADIYQHAKHIYTQRLLAAIPSTNLEKRQSNLEHRREIEKQYQEHKDDYYDENGRAYPMVEVSPGHLVSLPPKEALHYKQLKEED; encoded by the coding sequence ATGAGCTTGTTAACGGTTAACAATTTAAAAGTTCACTTTCCCATTCGCGGCGGCTTTTTCAACCGCGTGGTCGACAAAGTTTACGCCGTCGACGGAGTGAGTTTTGAAATCCAACCAGGAGAATCGTTTGGATTAGTTGGAGAATCCGGTTCGGGGAAATCAACGACAGGAAAGACCATCATCGGACTGGAAAAATCCACGTCCGGTGAGATTCAATTTAACGGGCAGCCGGTTGATACGAAGCACGAACGGGAAAAGCTAAACTACGATAAAGAAGTGCAAATGATTTTCCAAGATTCTTTTTCGAGTTTGAACCCCCGCAAACGGGTCGAAAGTATCATCGCCGAACCACTGAAAAACTTCGAAAAATTAACTCCCGAACAAGAAAAAATTCGGGTTTTGCAACTAATGAAGATTGTGGGGCTAGCTCCTGACATGCTGTACAAGTATCCCCACCAATTTTCTGGGGGCCAACGGCAACGGATTGGAATTGCCCGCGCCGTAGCCACGAACCCGAAGTTGATTATCGCGGACGAACCAGTTTCTGCCTTGGACTTATCGGTTCAGGCGCAGGTCTTGAACTTCATGAAGAAGATTCAACGTGAGATTGGGGTTTCCTACCTCTTTATCTCTCATGACCTCGGGGTGGTGCGACACATGTGTGACCGAATCGCGATTATGAATCGGGGCCAAATCGTTGAAGTTGGTAGTCGAGCCGATATTTATCAACATGCTAAACACATTTACACCCAACGCTTACTCGCTGCCATTCCTAGTACCAACCTCGAAAAACGGCAGAGTAACTTGGAACATAGACGAGAGATTGAAAAACAATATCAGGAACATAAAGATGACTACTACGATGAAAACGGTCGGGCCTACCCCATGGTTGAAGTTAGTCCCGGACATCTGGTCTCATTACCACCCAAAGAAGCACTGCATTACAAGCAATTAAAGGAGGAAGATTAA
- a CDS encoding ABC transporter permease, with amino-acid sequence MWKTILRRILIMIPELIVLSILVFLMAKAMPGDPFTGSINPKSNPAEIHRLMAANGLFDPWYVQYWHWVVNLFHGNLGMSYEYQMPVVDLIKQRGMNTLWLAVFTMILTYAIGLPLGIYAGKNEGKWPDTLIRIYTYVTMSIPFFVVLVIGIWIFGYALGWFPTSGSVSPSVSGLGPTILSRLGHIILPGLLGALFGTVNIIQYLRSQVIDSKHSAFVKTEVAKGVPSKAIYRHHIFRNSVLPIAAFAGYSITGLLAGSIFTEMIFSYPGMGQLFLNAVNFRDYTVITTLVLLYGFLNLLGTLLSDIVLSIVDPRIRIE; translated from the coding sequence ATGTGGAAAACAATTTTACGCCGAATCTTGATTATGATTCCCGAATTAATTGTCTTGAGTATCTTGGTGTTCTTGATGGCGAAGGCGATGCCGGGGGATCCATTTACTGGATCTATTAACCCAAAGAGTAACCCCGCTGAAATTCACCGATTGATGGCGGCCAATGGATTGTTTGATCCGTGGTACGTACAGTACTGGCACTGGGTGGTTAACTTGTTCCACGGCAACTTAGGGATGAGTTATGAGTACCAGATGCCCGTGGTGGACTTGATTAAACAACGGGGAATGAACACCCTTTGGTTAGCGGTCTTCACAATGATTCTGACCTACGCGATTGGATTACCACTCGGAATTTACGCCGGGAAGAATGAAGGAAAATGGCCGGATACCTTAATTCGGATTTACACGTACGTTACGATGTCGATTCCATTCTTCGTGGTTCTTGTGATTGGAATCTGGATTTTTGGATACGCATTAGGGTGGTTCCCAACTTCAGGTTCTGTCTCACCGAGTGTTTCTGGTTTAGGACCAACTATTTTATCTCGACTAGGGCACATTATCTTACCGGGTCTCTTGGGAGCTTTATTTGGAACCGTAAATATCATTCAGTACTTACGTTCCCAAGTAATTGACTCCAAACACTCCGCCTTTGTAAAGACGGAAGTTGCCAAGGGGGTTCCTAGCAAGGCAATCTACCGGCACCACATCTTTAGAAATTCCGTGTTACCAATTGCCGCTTTCGCCGGCTACTCAATTACTGGATTACTAGCTGGTTCCATCTTTACCGAAATGATTTTCTCGTATCCAGGGATGGGACAACTATTCTTAAACGCAGTTAACTTCCGTGATTACACGGTTATCACCACGTTAGTGTTACTGTACGGATTCTTGAACCTTTTAGGGACCCTACTTTCAGATATCGTCTTGAGTATCGTGGATCCCCGGATTCGGATTGAGTAG
- a CDS encoding oligopeptide ABC transporter substrate-binding protein, translated as MKKRYKLAMWGSAALVALSLAACSNGGDSATAKTPKLPQTFSASGKASESANNGTLKIGEVSPSPFTGISDPLLISAKTDQDVFLPGGQNNLFATDNNYKIKDGGLANLRLDRKNNTATVTLRNNAKWSNGMPVTAKDVEYAYEVLANPQTKSQQYSENFENIKGMKDYHEGKAAGISGITFPDGEKGKKTVIHFDRVTPAMQYAGNDFMWGTVEPYEYLKDVKIPDLVSSEKIRKTPIFTGAYKLDKVVEGESTSWSPNKYYWGKKAHIKHINIQIVSPSNVTSALKAKKYDFTQGVQAAADYPKISKLSNYKVVGAPELGYYYFGFNLGHLDTKTNTQVTDKNKKMSNKNLRQAMMYAIDQDEVTKKFGNGVSWRANTLLPPVFKKYYDKNAKGFTYDQAKAEKLLDQAGYKKKGKWRTQPNGKPLEINFAAPNSSESANATSKYYVQQWRKLGLNVKFTTGKLMETNSYFEALQKPDNKDIDVWRGGFSVSSEPTPTGLYGKSAPFNMGHFVSKENTQLMSNMNNDKAWNEKYRAKQFKDWQEYMNKETAYAPASFSLDWQPVNKRVKGYSVKPADGDNAFSNLQLTQTETK; from the coding sequence ATGAAGAAACGATACAAACTTGCCATGTGGGGAAGCGCAGCCTTAGTTGCCCTTTCACTGGCCGCCTGTTCTAATGGAGGCGACAGTGCCACGGCGAAAACGCCAAAATTGCCACAAACTTTTAGTGCTTCAGGGAAAGCAAGTGAATCCGCTAATAACGGAACTTTGAAGATTGGGGAAGTTTCACCATCACCATTTACAGGGATTTCTGATCCACTGTTGATTAGTGCTAAAACCGACCAGGATGTTTTCTTACCTGGTGGTCAAAACAACTTATTTGCCACCGACAATAATTACAAGATTAAGGACGGTGGTTTGGCCAACCTGCGCTTAGACCGGAAGAACAATACCGCCACAGTTACGCTTCGGAATAATGCTAAGTGGTCTAACGGAATGCCAGTAACGGCCAAAGACGTTGAATACGCCTACGAGGTGTTGGCTAACCCCCAAACGAAGTCCCAACAATATTCCGAAAACTTTGAAAACATTAAGGGAATGAAGGACTACCACGAAGGAAAGGCTGCTGGTATTTCAGGAATTACTTTCCCAGATGGTGAAAAAGGGAAGAAGACTGTGATTCACTTTGATCGGGTTACCCCAGCCATGCAATACGCTGGGAATGACTTTATGTGGGGAACGGTTGAACCATACGAATATTTGAAGGACGTTAAGATTCCTGACTTGGTATCGTCGGAAAAAATCCGGAAAACGCCAATCTTTACCGGTGCCTACAAGTTGGACAAAGTGGTTGAAGGGGAATCGACTAGTTGGAGTCCAAACAAGTACTACTGGGGCAAGAAGGCTCACATCAAACACATTAATATCCAAATTGTTTCTCCAAGTAACGTGACCTCTGCGTTGAAAGCCAAGAAATACGACTTTACTCAAGGAGTTCAAGCTGCAGCTGATTATCCAAAGATTTCGAAGTTGAGTAATTACAAGGTGGTTGGTGCACCAGAACTAGGTTACTACTACTTTGGATTTAACTTGGGTCACTTAGATACCAAGACGAACACGCAGGTTACTGACAAGAACAAGAAGATGAGTAACAAGAACTTGCGGCAAGCCATGATGTACGCCATCGATCAAGACGAAGTTACTAAGAAATTTGGGAACGGAGTTTCATGGCGAGCTAATACCCTGCTTCCACCAGTATTTAAGAAGTATTACGACAAGAATGCTAAAGGGTTTACTTACGATCAAGCGAAGGCGGAAAAGCTGTTAGACCAAGCTGGTTACAAGAAGAAGGGTAAGTGGCGGACTCAACCAAATGGGAAACCATTGGAAATTAACTTTGCGGCACCAAACAGTTCTGAATCAGCTAACGCCACTAGTAAGTACTACGTTCAACAATGGCGTAAGTTAGGCTTGAATGTGAAGTTTACTACTGGAAAGTTAATGGAAACAAACAGTTACTTTGAAGCTCTACAAAAACCAGATAACAAGGATATTGATGTCTGGAGAGGTGGTTTTAGTGTTAGTTCCGAACCAACTCCGACTGGATTGTACGGTAAAAGCGCACCATTCAACATGGGTCACTTTGTATCGAAAGAAAACACGCAACTGATGAGTAACATGAACAACGACAAGGCTTGGAACGAAAAGTACCGGGCTAAACAATTTAAAGACTGGCAAGAATACATGAACAAGGAAACGGCTTACGCTCCTGCTTCGTTCTCTCTAGACTGGCAACCAGTTAACAAGCGGGTTAAGGGTTACAGCGTTAAACCAGCTGATGGTGACAACGCATTTAGTAACTTGCAACTTACGCAAACTGAAACCAAATAA
- a CDS encoding multicopper oxidase family protein, translating into MAEQEQHHVYTDYFFNESAYDYHDGGYVPLEKHDAPESKLNIPEVLKPDKVDGNDVWYTVEAQTGETQILPGEKTKTWGYNQSLLGKTIIYEDGKNYHVTLKNSLPELTTYHWHGLDVPGPYIDGGCHAPVYPGEAKEIEFPVHQPAATTWLHAHPCPLTGWDVWHGLACAVVVKDQHEATLPLPRNYGVDDIPVILQDRRFDEHNQWNYDDDYDPDGTEGPTALINGTVNPYFDVTTQKLRLRFLDGSNRREWRLHLSDDMVMTQIASDGGLLPEPVYLTKLMMTCAERTEVVLDFGKYKPGDEVTLYSDDTPILKFKIHEFAKDNTEIPDHLADMDYPDPDKDSLVHQVVMSGTDEEVEFNGKKFGMMRIDDRQELGKSEYWDITNTNDCCGGMIHPYHSHGGQFMVVSRNGEAPYPNERGYKDTIGVNAGETVRVKMKFNHPGIFMYHCHIIEHEDGGMMAQLQVYTKDDPYKKYKLMDMKTLMDALAEERHCRPEDLKIKSLESYKKMGMDMC; encoded by the coding sequence ATGGCAGAACAAGAACAACATCACGTTTATACTGACTACTTTTTCAACGAATCCGCTTATGATTATCATGATGGCGGCTACGTTCCGTTGGAAAAACACGATGCTCCTGAAAGCAAACTGAACATCCCAGAAGTCTTAAAACCAGACAAGGTGGATGGCAACGACGTTTGGTACACTGTCGAAGCACAAACGGGAGAAACCCAGATTTTACCTGGTGAAAAGACCAAGACTTGGGGTTACAACCAAAGTTTATTGGGGAAAACGATTATTTATGAAGATGGTAAGAACTACCACGTTACCTTAAAAAATAGTCTTCCCGAATTAACTACCTACCACTGGCACGGTTTAGACGTTCCCGGTCCTTACATTGACGGTGGTTGTCATGCCCCGGTTTACCCTGGTGAAGCCAAGGAAATCGAATTCCCAGTGCACCAACCAGCTGCTACCACGTGGTTGCATGCGCACCCATGTCCATTAACTGGTTGGGATGTTTGGCACGGTTTGGCTTGTGCCGTGGTCGTAAAAGACCAGCACGAAGCCACACTGCCATTGCCACGTAACTACGGTGTCGATGACATTCCGGTGATCTTACAAGACCGTCGTTTCGACGAACACAACCAATGGAACTACGACGATGACTACGATCCAGATGGAACTGAAGGACCAACGGCCTTAATCAACGGAACGGTAAATCCTTACTTTGACGTTACCACGCAAAAATTGCGGTTACGGTTCTTAGACGGTTCAAACCGGCGGGAATGGCGTTTACACCTGAGCGATGACATGGTGATGACCCAAATCGCTTCCGATGGTGGTTTACTGCCAGAACCCGTTTACCTAACCAAGTTAATGATGACCTGTGCCGAACGGACGGAAGTGGTCTTAGACTTTGGTAAGTACAAACCAGGCGACGAAGTGACCCTGTACTCCGACGATACGCCAATCTTGAAGTTCAAGATTCACGAATTCGCTAAGGACAACACGGAAATTCCTGACCACCTCGCTGACATGGACTACCCTGATCCTGACAAGGACTCATTAGTTCACCAAGTTGTGATGTCTGGAACTGACGAAGAAGTCGAATTCAACGGAAAGAAATTCGGTATGATGCGGATTGATGACCGGCAAGAACTCGGCAAGTCCGAATACTGGGACATCACAAACACCAACGATTGTTGTGGGGGAATGATTCACCCATACCACTCTCACGGTGGCCAATTCATGGTGGTTTCTCGAAACGGTGAAGCTCCATATCCAAACGAACGTGGTTACAAAGATACCATCGGGGTTAACGCCGGCGAAACGGTTCGGGTTAAGATGAAGTTTAACCACCCGGGAATCTTCATGTACCACTGCCACATCATCGAACACGAAGATGGTGGAATGATGGCGCAACTGCAGGTTTACACTAAGGATGATCCATACAAGAAGTACAAGTTGATGGACATGAAGACCTTGATGGATGCCCTGGCTGAAGAACGACACTGTCGTCCAGAAGACTTAAAAATCAAGAGTTTGGAATCCTACAAAAAGATGGGCATGGACATGTGCTAA
- a CDS encoding LysR family transcriptional regulator, with the protein MKLQDLLYFNKLVELKSYTAVSTYFGVSQPTVSIAIHRLETEFNVELINRNQAHHHVKINQAGQTLYEHTQKIAEQVEAINHDLNNNGRGHINFGMPPIIANYYFPELAITLRKDGILDSLDNIEGGSASLLDRLKQGSVDVALLGSAAPLDSATIDAQVVARSEFKLIVPPNSPLAKQKQIRVRDLDQQDVIEFSDGFIHQQIFNQLLRDHSLHVHTSYNTSDIELLKQLVSRGVGVAMLTDEAIRETDNVVALPIQDDELPPFYVSVAYRKSHVLTPKEKNLIKVLTKQIQSK; encoded by the coding sequence ATCAAACTCCAGGATTTACTCTACTTTAATAAACTCGTTGAACTAAAGAGCTACACGGCCGTTTCCACGTACTTTGGGGTTAGTCAACCCACCGTTTCAATTGCCATTCACCGGCTGGAAACCGAATTTAACGTGGAACTGATTAATCGGAATCAGGCCCACCATCACGTAAAGATCAATCAAGCGGGCCAAACTTTATATGAACACACCCAAAAAATTGCGGAACAGGTTGAAGCAATTAACCATGACTTAAACAACAACGGGCGCGGGCACATTAACTTTGGGATGCCCCCGATTATTGCCAACTACTACTTTCCTGAACTAGCCATCACCCTGCGAAAGGACGGTATCCTCGATAGTTTGGATAACATCGAAGGTGGGTCCGCCTCGTTGCTAGACCGACTGAAGCAAGGCAGTGTTGACGTCGCTCTCTTGGGATCAGCGGCACCCTTAGACAGTGCCACGATTGACGCTCAGGTGGTTGCTCGCAGTGAATTTAAGCTGATTGTGCCCCCGAACTCGCCGTTAGCCAAGCAGAAACAGATTCGGGTCCGAGACTTAGACCAGCAGGACGTGATTGAATTTTCGGACGGTTTCATTCACCAACAAATTTTCAATCAACTCCTTAGGGACCACAGTCTCCACGTTCACACCAGTTATAACACCAGTGACATCGAGCTTTTAAAGCAACTGGTCAGTCGGGGTGTCGGGGTTGCCATGCTAACGGACGAAGCCATCCGGGAAACCGATAACGTGGTCGCTCTACCCATTCAAGATGACGAACTACCTCCGTTTTACGTTTCCGTGGCCTACCGCAAAAGTCACGTACTCACGCCGAAGGAAAAGAACCTCATCAAGGTCCTCACGAAGCAGATTCAAAGCAAATAA
- a CDS encoding malolactic enzyme encodes MTKSQEIVNNPFLNKGTAFTEAERKALNLEGMLPPRVQTLDKQVERVYAEYQQKSNDLEKRVYLMSIFNENRVLFYATFAKHVSEFMPVVYDPTIADSIENYSRMYVNPQNAAFLSINDDSRETIRQSLVNAAEGRDIELLVVTDGEGILGIGDWATQGIDIPVGKLMVYTAAAGIDPAKVLPVVLDAGTTRDELRKDPLYVGLDQERDYSDKYYNFVDNFVQEAEDLFPNLYLHFEDFGRSNAANILDKYKDEFLVFNDDIQGTGIIVLAGVLGALNISGEKMTDQTYLCYGAGTAGAGIAQRVCEEMVQEGLSEDEAKKHFYMVDKQGLLFDDMPDLTPAQKEFARSRSEFDNSEDLTDLLSIVKAVQPTIMVGTSTNPGAFTEDVVKEMAAHTDRPIILPISNPTKLCEAKAEDLIKWTDGRALVATGVPSAPVEYNGVTYEIGQANNALVYPGIGLGAIAATATTLNDAMISAAAHSLGGIVDPKQPGAAILPPVDQLTKFSQTVANAVAQSAVDQGVTRETISDVKEAVENEKWYPVYTDLTDLATK; translated from the coding sequence ATGACAAAGAGTCAAGAGATTGTAAATAACCCCTTCTTAAACAAGGGAACGGCCTTTACGGAAGCAGAACGAAAAGCCCTCAACCTGGAAGGAATGTTACCACCACGCGTCCAAACTCTCGATAAACAAGTAGAACGGGTATACGCTGAATACCAACAAAAGAGTAACGACTTAGAAAAGCGCGTTTACTTAATGAGCATTTTCAACGAAAACCGGGTGTTATTCTACGCCACGTTCGCTAAGCACGTGAGTGAATTCATGCCTGTTGTTTATGATCCAACCATCGCGGATTCGATTGAAAACTACAGCCGGATGTACGTGAACCCTCAAAATGCCGCTTTCTTATCTATCAATGATGACAGTCGGGAAACGATTCGGCAAAGCTTAGTGAATGCTGCTGAAGGTCGCGACATTGAATTATTAGTGGTGACCGATGGGGAAGGAATTCTCGGAATTGGTGACTGGGCAACCCAAGGAATCGACATTCCCGTTGGAAAGTTAATGGTATATACAGCTGCGGCCGGAATTGATCCAGCGAAAGTTCTGCCAGTGGTCTTAGATGCCGGAACAACTCGTGATGAATTACGGAAAGATCCGTTGTACGTGGGACTAGACCAAGAACGGGACTACTCCGACAAGTACTACAACTTTGTGGATAACTTCGTCCAAGAAGCTGAAGACTTATTCCCGAACTTGTACCTGCACTTTGAAGACTTTGGTCGTTCTAACGCTGCTAACATCTTGGACAAGTACAAGGATGAATTCTTGGTCTTTAACGATGACATCCAAGGAACGGGAATCATTGTGTTAGCTGGAGTGCTTGGAGCTTTGAACATCTCTGGTGAAAAGATGACGGACCAAACCTACTTGTGTTACGGAGCCGGGACTGCTGGTGCCGGAATTGCACAACGGGTTTGTGAAGAAATGGTTCAAGAAGGTTTGTCTGAAGATGAAGCCAAGAAGCACTTCTACATGGTGGATAAGCAAGGACTCTTGTTTGACGACATGCCTGATTTAACTCCAGCTCAAAAGGAATTTGCTCGGAGCCGGTCTGAATTTGATAACAGTGAAGATCTAACGGACTTACTTTCAATTGTAAAAGCCGTTCAACCAACCATTATGGTGGGGACTTCTACTAACCCAGGTGCTTTCACGGAAGACGTTGTGAAAGAAATGGCTGCCCACACGGATCGTCCAATTATCCTACCAATTTCGAACCCAACCAAGTTGTGTGAAGCAAAGGCCGAAGACTTGATTAAGTGGACCGACGGACGGGCTTTAGTTGCTACCGGAGTTCCAAGTGCTCCCGTTGAATACAACGGCGTTACTTACGAAATCGGTCAAGCTAACAATGCCTTGGTTTACCCTGGAATTGGTTTAGGAGCTATCGCTGCTACTGCTACCACGTTAAACGATGCCATGATCAGTGCCGCTGCGCACTCCTTAGGGGGAATCGTGGATCCTAAACAACCGGGAGCAGCCATCTTACCACCAGTGGATCAACTCACGAAGTTCTCACAAACGGTGGCCAATGCCGTCGCCCAAAGTGCTGTGGATCAAGGCGTTACCAGAGAAACAATCAGTGATGTCAAAGAAGCCGTGGAAAACGAAAAATGGTACCCGGTTTACACCGATCTCACTGACTTAGCAACTAAATAA